The window ATGTATATGTCCCTTTGCACAATGAGCCATGTCCACAATCCAATATGCtggtgtttttaaaaaatgttttttttttttatttttcgagCGGGGGCATTGATAAAAAGTTTCTGGTTCAGGCAAGGTATTATGTGTACACGTAACAAAAAGGAGGTAGTCTTTCTGACACCACAGCGCACACGTGTGCGCAGGGGGGTTACACAGCTGAGATGGTCTTTACACACATAGGTAGATATGTACacaatatatacatgcacaagTCCATGTGCCTATgcatgttcatatatttgcacacatacacacgcaCAGCGCGCACGTCTACGCGTGCAGGGTTCAGTCGGCCTACCGCAGCACGCCCCATCTTCTCGTATGggataaaattgaaaaaacttttaattAATGATAGAGGAAGGGGTGTTGGgagatttttctttccatgcCCATTGGCATTTTCGCCGCGTATTTGTCCAGGGTACTTTTCAGATTGGTCCTCGTATCggcttcattccctttctaTACCCAGCGCTCATCTACATTTTCGCAACTTAATTAATTGCCTTCTCTTCCAGTTAGCCCTGATGGATGGTCTGCTCTTGGCTGATAAGTGTCCCTTGACACGGAGTCCTCTGTATTTCTTACCGGCAGATGTTAATCCTCTCAATTCTCTATGCTTATGTACAGGGTTACAAatccaatttatttttggaTTGTTTCGAACAGCATTGTGCATAGGATCGACCAGGATGACCTCGTAATATTTGTACACAGCATCCTGTCCAACCCAGTAGCTATTTAGAACCCTTAAATTTCCACAGATACTTTTTCCTACTTTTCCCTCTGCAacactttttaaatttcttgtCGACTTTTGTTTATGTACACCTTGATGTTTTGGTTTTCCGTGCACAACACCTTTTCTCACTCTCTTTTTCCTGTCTCCTCTTCTGACTCGCACTCTGTATATCACGAATCCTTGCAGTGCCTTATAGCCTAATCTCCTAGCCTTGTCGGGCCTGCTCGGTTTCGATACTCGGTGTACTACTGGTAGTTGCCtggaaaaatgagaaaagaacaaaaaaaaaaaaaacaacattaACAGGCAGATTCAGCATagtgctttcttttttcctcccccatGAATCCTTGGTGGCCCCATCAGAGGCATTCCCTAAGGGGGTTATACCCTTAACACGCAAATAAACATTTATGCGTGTGGAGAATGAGGACATATATTACAGTTGGATACATGTCCGCCTTTATGGCGTGGTCATCCTCTCTCTATTGGGGAAGCTCTTACCTGTACTCCCATGTTCTAACTCGGAGCAAGAAATGCATGGCATCCGactgcttcttcttccatatttCTTGAATATACTTGTATGCTCCCATTTttgatattttccttttctttttttttttcttttatttttttattttttcacctcCACTTGGTACACTCCGCGAATGGGGGATATCTTTCCAGGGATCCTACTTGGTTGGTTTTAGGGCTCGCAAGAATACAAAGAGAATCTGCAAAACACCAAGAGGGGGACCAGATGGGCTTAGGAATTCTCACCTCTGCTGAGGATGCATAGGCCACGGGTATCACCTACACGTATAACAAATATTGTTTCGTGTTTACTGAGCTATGTTGTATTATATGTATGCAAAAATACGCGTTACCCTTTAGGCAAATTGTTCCTCCTTGCTCcaaatttactttttccaattttcacTTTTCACCTTTCGACGAACGCTGACATGAGATGAGAAATGGCTTGCTCTGCCATGCGGAGTGttgtttgatttttttaaaaaaaagaaaaattccttttttttatgttttttttttttttgttttttttttgtttttttttttttgctctttttttatacttcATATGCTTTGCGCAAATAAAACGctggaacttttttttgtttattttttgcgcCGCCTGTTCAAACTACCAATGTGGATAGATATATTATGTAGTAAAGATGCCTTGCTTGGATCAGCAGCCGGTTATGCGTTttacagatatatatatatatatgtaccgtTATAATGCTGTGCAGtttaaaaatgcattttctttccccacccatatgtatatgtatgctttGTTGCATAttgtgaatattttttaaaagataatTACCGCGCGGGGGTGAATTTTACCTATCCCGGGGGTCGCGAGGCATTTTCCTACCGTAGGATTCTGTGCATACAATACGTATATGGATAATAACCCCTCATGGGAAAGTAAGCATGTTCGCTCCGCCTTCACCTTTCGGggtaaggcaaaaaaaaaataaatgaataaataaaaatatcacgCCCCTCTGCATTGTACGTTTGCACTactgttgctttttttttttttttttttttttttgtaactatATACGACATGCTCTTTACCTGTATcatactcctttttttatgggAGGTAACAAATTGCCTTCTTTCCCGCGGTAGCCGGCGGGGGTGCCGACCTGTACATAATATTGCATTGTAATATAATAGTTGTAATCCGCCTCGTGTGATGCGAAACAGgttagagggggaaaaaaaaggaaaaggtaacTCCTACATAAACTTTTTTGAACTccccttcacatttttttttctcctcttttcctgatgatattttatttatgcttGTTTTACGTTTTATGTACACCTGTGGTTGTTCAGGAGGCGGCATCAGggtacgttttttttccggGGGGGCTAATCCATTTCTTCTAACCTACGATATCCTTTCCGCATTCCGCAGTGGTACCCCTCCCCCCGTCAGCAGAGCTAATgaacattttattatttagcTATGTTAGCCGCCCATCTCACTGGTTTGTGTTATAgggtttccatttttttttttttttttcctttcatttattttatttttttaatttaacttttttacattttcaatttgtgTTCATAAGGTGGTATTTTTGTAAGCGGCTAAAACGATGGGGttagtgtatatatatatatttttttccttttccatttttcctggATGTCGCTCATGGGGAAATATTTTGACAGGACATTAAACAAATGGGGTTGTTAGAGGCTTACCATTTTGCAACAAATGCGCCGAGGTTATtacatttacaaaaaaaaacaaaaaaaagaaaaagaaaaaaatgccgTAATAAGGATACACTTACTTTAAATCTGTGCAAACGCGAATGCATGCATTTGATGGGCCCTTTTAAATGGCATACGAAAATGCAGCACATACCAAACACCATTGAGGGGGTAACAAattggagaggaaaaaaaaaaaaaaaaaaaaaaaaaaactgtgcaaCATGATATTGGAGCATATAATCAGTCACGCTGACCATCATCAATGAGCTCTAAGCAGTGTTGCCACTGAGGGAAAGCGGCCTCGGAATGGGTCAGGACGAATAAATTTGTGCGGACACAGCCgtataaatgtacacatgtgctTCCACCACTGTATGCTTATTCTTAGGTCTTCCCCCCAAATGGCAATACTAAAGGGATGCGCCTATGTGGGGTTTGCCCATCATTCTGGCGCTGCGTGACAAAAGTGATAGAAACCCCTCCACCAAATATGAGGTCCCCTCCTTTACCAACTTTTATACACAATTATGGTTTATGCAATAGTGCGCACTGATATTGTACCTACACTTTCCCAAAAGGGAGGCACTCAAACAAGCAGGACGCACGAACAGATACACATATGTAGTTTCTgcgaaggaaaattaaaataggTGCATAGGAACAATTTCCCTGTATATAgcaaagttaaaaaaaaaaaaaaaaggggggagtgtccaaagggaaagaaaattctCCTAAAGGAGACGTGTACCACATGCAAGAGGTATTTTTCCACTCCCGCTGTGGATGGGATCAACAAATTAGGGCAGATTATTAAATTAAGAGCAAAAATACTGTGGGGAAAAGCAAAAccgtaaaaaaggggaaaaaaaaaaaaaaaaaaagaaaaaaaaaggaaaggaaaattgttAGTAGAGACATGTATGCTCATTACTTACAGTAGGCAAAAAATGAGCACAAGTGAAAGTAATAATGGTGATATGGGGTACTGGTACGTGGATACCACTTTTTCGTGTTCTTTCATATTTCCCTCCCTGTtttgtctcttttttttttttttttttttttttcgctaatCACATTCATTGCATTGAAAATTGGCAAGAAAACAAATGCGCCATTGTTCTGCATATGATTGCACCTGTGGAGGCAGGCGTCGTATAGCTATTGTACATTTTAATCAAAGGATTTACATAGGGTTGGAAGGATACTCTGCATTATTCCTATCTTCCCAAAGGAATTGGAAAATCGGACAAGTGCAAAAGATGAACAGCAGCAatgggggagagaaaaaagaaaaataaataaaaataaataattcaCCTTTTAGAAATGTCGAATtcgtaaaataaaaaaatgagggggGAACAGGTTACCGCTTCTCTAGTGGATTTCCCTTGAAACAGGCGCAAGGTACGCGCACTAAGTAGATATATTTATGCAAGGACATATACAgttatgcatacatatatgcatgcatatacataccgGTCTTCACCACTGCACTCACCTAATCCCTACCGTGAGCACGTCCATTCGCTCGTATAGCAATCGAGGGGTGCGCATTCGACGCTCGATGGTagcaggaaaaagaagaaagccAACTTATATAAGTGCGCACCCATGGCATGGGAATAAATGCATAGGTGAGTTCACACATGTTGGCATCTCTCCTCGTTACACCATCAGCTACAGGTGCATTTGGCACGAGGCCGATTCGCCCAATGGGCTAACCGCAACAAATGGCGAGAAAGCGCGAATAGGTTACCAGTGCCGACTAACAACTCCCCAGTACGACTATCAACCATACCACCCACCAAcgcatacacacaaaaaagggggaaaattaaaaagcatCAAATAATTTGAAGtggcaaatttaaaaaggccCAAGGAATGGAATATGTATTAATTAGATTTGTAATTAACAAGAACTTCTTTTAAAGACATGAATGTAATTTTGGTGAATGGAAATGTAGGGACTGAAGGGGTTATAAATGGATAAATCCTTTACTTTAATTCTTCaaatgtacgaaaaaaaaataaaaatataaggaCAGACCATTTCTGTCCATGGTATAGTTACGTATATAAACGCATAAACATATGCACCatgctacatatatacacgtgtaAGTGAATCGAGAGCTATGGGTCCATAACACAGGGAGAGGTGCTTCTCCACGTTCGTTCGGGCGAGTTCAAGTGTGTACATGCTGATGCTCATGCGTGGACGCACATAGGAAAGAAAATAGGCATGCGACATAACACGGATGAGCGCTTAACTCTGCTAGGCTACCTGGAGCGCGGGTGCACATTCCTCTCGCACCCGTGGGGGCATAAACAAACATGGATATATAACGATAGGCGTGTAAATATGACAGCATACGCATCTACTCCTATACAGGAGCACACGTCTACCTATTTGGGAACACGTACCCACATTCGCACATGCACACCATCGTCACTATTGTACCGAGTTACATGAATGAGGGGGAGAGCTATAAACCACCTCCACGGGGCTGTAGGGGAAGGGCACTTCGCCTTCTTGTTAACCGGTTTCAATGACATGCATCATCGGTGCTTTTTCCAGTGCCCATGCCGCTCTCACAAACACATGAAGGtgtatgcacatgcacatgagaacatatattatattcacacatgcatacatacgcACACAAACTTCCGCAAGCCACACCTtactctacaaacatttttattttctgattGTTCAACATGCCACCATCATAACGaccttaagggaaaaaaaaggggagggtgGTAATTTCAAAGGATGAACACCAAACAAGCATTGTACGGGCCGCACACATAACTTCTGTTCAACTGGTCAACACGCATACACACTCATGATGGAGAGGCGCAACTTCTTTCATGATCTCGCTCCCCTCAAAAggattctttttacacagtTGTTCGTTCTTAATATCTTACTAGCTGCAAAGGCGGCCGATTCAAAGTCCGGAAAGGTTAAGCATGCGCAGCCTGAATGCTCGCCCTgcgggaaaaaagaacaaaccaacgaaaaaaaaaaaagttgtctacgtgtgtgtgtgcaaagccagctagccaaattgtcactttaacgaaaaaaaaaaaaaaaaaaaaaaaaaaaaaaaaaaaaaaaaaaaaaaaaaaaaaatgtagccaTTTTGTCAGGGCTCAAAATATTCCTACCTTGCTGGTTAGCATAATATCTGCTCGAAGAATGTTCCCCATGAATCTGAAGGTTTCCAAAATTTCTCCGGAACTAAGATTTTTCGGAATCTGCGGGGTAAAATATGGTTATGCGTGTTAACACGTAAACTACATGGGTATACACAAATATGCATCTATAGGCGGTAAGGAGGGCTAAATGAATACAATGTAGAAAACTCACATTCGTGACAATTATGTTATGCGGCCTGCTGTCAAAGGGTTGGTTGGACattctccccattttgtcTTTGTACTTGTTGAACTTCATTTTATCTGAACTTTGGTCAtctaaatgggaaaaaaataagggtaatgtaaaagaaaagaaaatgtaaacgGCACGTATAAACATGATGACTCGATGAGCTACTAATCACTGGGTTACGCCCTACACAGGCGCAGTATACTCGCACAATGTTAATGCACACtcgggaaagaaaaatttattacACATGGGATACTTCATATTCGCTAAGCTGCTATCATATGGGGCATTTGGGATGGACGCGCCCATGGTGCCTCCCCACATATTGATATCTagatgagaaaagaaagaaaaaaaaaaaaaaaaaaaaaattaacactgTGATGATGGAGTACACTACTTTCAAACATTTCCCATATTAATTactacagaaaaaagaaaaaaaaaggggtccCGTTCGAATAACTGGCTAGTTATCTAATCACTGTATTACTAGGATCACTTCCAAAAGCCCTGGGCTGATAATATTTGGGAATACTGCTATCTTCAATGGAGTTGGGATAAGTCCCGTACATTTGTTTATCGTCGCCATATTCGTTTGTTGGAAGCTTCGATATAGCTACGAAAGGGGCCATGGAGAGaaaacatatttatgtgtaaAAAGGGCACCAACTTAGCATGGAAACAGAggcatgcaaaaatatgcatGGGTGAAATTGTGCCAACTTCACAACTGCAACAGGGAAGCAGCTTCTCGTACTCGCTTCCCCCGGTGGCTTATACACATAATAATTTGGGTTTGCAGAGAGAGGCATATTCGTGTAACTTTGTTTGATGCTCTGTGGGGGaaggttttttttcacgCTGCTACTCTGTTGTTGTTCCATGTCCATATAGGTATACTCACCACTTTGGTGCATATAACTATTGGACATCAacatgttccttttttctacATTCATGCTCATAGGACTGTTGTTTTGGTGATGAGGAGCTGGCCTCAACGTTGGAGTTGACACATAAgtttcattttccattaCGTTATTcactttataattttttttggagttATTACTGTAGTACATGTTTGACTGAAAATTGGAAGAATTCATTTGCATATTACAATTAGTGCTGCAGCTGAGATTGACATTGGCTGTTTTTATGTTCGGATTGTGTGGAACATTTCTGGCGTTCATGGGAGGTAAGGGTCCAGTGGTAGGGGGACCCATGTTCATATTGTGATGGTAACTGGGTGGTGGGTTCATCATTGGATGATTTGGTGGGGGAATCGAGCTGGACATGGGGTTGGGCATCCCACCAGCGGAGCCTCCAGGAATTGGGCATAGGTTTAATAAGCCCATGTTGGAACCGTTCCTGAATTTATAGCTGTCCTCTCCATCTCTTGTTATAGGGGGTGGAGgtggaggaggagggggTGGTGGAGGACAAATGGGCAATGAATTGGGGCTACTGGCAGGATTgctcttttgcatttttctgtaATTCTTTTGCCCATTTTTCGAAGATAgggatcctttttttttggatttCCTCAtagaatttttccttctgtttttttttgcatttcccgattttttctcatttttcgctccccccttttgttcCTTGTTCGTGGTTTCCGCCTCCACTTTCTCGGGGGCCTCATCTTTCGGCGAATCCATTTTGTCTGGGGTCGCGCATAAGTGCGTGCGTGCGTTCGTGAGGGGGAATTTATAAGTATCAATATATGTATTATACGCTTGGCCGTGAGGACGCGTCAACCGTGAACCGTCAACCACAGGTAGGTACTTTTTTAGGGTTCCAGTGTGGGAGCAGAAATTAACTCGCGCAAGAAAATTCTCCTAAAGAAAGTGAAGCTACAATAAGAGAGGAAGCTGAAGGAGAGAGAGCTACACAGCGCAAAGGTGTTttaaagaagcaaaaagttGGCAAAGCAACACTGCTCTGCcggtggggaaaaaaaaaaaaaaaaaaaaaaaaaaaactgttaaACTCCACGCAAGTATGGTTCAATTGGTATATGTGCATTGGTAATGTATATACTCCCGCCAACGATCTTTTTCTCTGCCTTGTACATTCTCTCATGCGAATTCGCGTATGAGTGGGTTGGTAAAAATTAGTCCTTTTTGTGCAGGGAAGGAGCTGTGGTCAACAAGCACATACATACATCATCTCATATACGTCTGCTATTCCGATAATCGCGAAATGTACGCCTGGAGAATGCATGTCAATTTAGTGTGGGTTCGTCACTGCTTCCTTTtctgcatgttttttttttttttttttttttttttttttttttttttttttgcaatttaaACCTTGTCATCCTTTTGTacgcatatatttttccgtCCGAAAGATAGGGCAAATTATccaaacggaaaaatatattcgtaTATGCGTAACAAAGTGGAAGTAAAATTTTgccgtacttttttttttttttttttttccttttttgctgCTTCTTCAAAGTGCCATTCTCAGCGGTGCCCCAAGGGCAGATGAACGTACGCGCATGCAGGTATTcccccctcaaaaaaaaataaaaatatatatatatataaaatgtaacggaaaaaaaaaaaaaaaggaagatatgAATGTAAAACTTCTTCACATCATCCGTCCACCATTACTTCTGCACGTGGTTTTATtttaagatttttttttttttttctgcgcaaGAAATTGACACAGGAAGTGTCAACACGTTCAAAAGTATAGCCCATGGGGTGTAAACAGGTTTGGGGACCACTGTGTAACCTTCACCTGAGTTACATATAATTTCACCTCCTTCCACATGCATATCTGAAAACATATATGAATACATATTGAATACGTATGTGTGCTTCTCAACTAACGCTGCGTTCCAAGTGGAAGCCCATATTataggtgaaaaaaaaaaaaacacttaaaatgttttgcagaatgtgtacatgtacaccAAGTGCCCATCTGGCACACATGCAGCATTAGGCATGTAGGCAACGAAGGAAAATACGATCGGGATGGAAAAGGGAGACTCATTATAGGAAATGGCAAATTCAGGAGCATTTGcgaaaatgcatatatatatgcagttGTACTATTCGGGCACTATTGAGGAGAAgtgcttcctctttttctacTTCCTTGACCGCTTGGCCGGAAGAGCACTTTTCAAGGGGAGCAGCAAACCGCCACGGTGCATACCGTTCCGCGCCATGCAcgttatacatatgtacatatacattttaagCCTTTTATGTGCGATTAACAGGCGAAATGAGGAGATCCATATATGTGGCACAAGAAGATACATATGATATGCACTGGGGGTTATGCTCatatgaacttttttttttttcacccctcTTTGTTTTTACCCATTTGTCCCTTCCGAAGTTCGCAAAGTGGTGTTCCACAAGCAGGGCCTTCGACAGgttcccccctccctttcCACATTACATTAACTTCTTTGTGTTCCGTATAGATGGAGAAGTTCTTAAGGGGTcgtggtggtgatggtcattttttgtttctttgtCATTATGCCCATAGCTCGGAGTGGCATTGCCTGAGCACTCTTCTACGTACAAATGTGTTTCGTCAATCACCCGTAAGTCATTTCTGTATCTGCAGACGGGCGTTTGTAGTTAACTGGCGGACCGCCGATTCATCTCGTTAATATCCTCCTCGCGCTTTGTTTCACTTTGTGCCAACAGCAGTTTAGTGTTCATTAGTTCATGTACAAGGTTGGCAATTTTCTCTTCGTATTTTTCCACGTCGACAGAGCACAAATTTCTATTTGAGTCATTCCCATCATGCATTGTATTATCTTTGTTTGGCCCTCCTTGGGGGTAGACCTGTTCAATTGTGTTTGGATCCCCATggttccttacccctttgtGAGCACTATTGACCATTGTACCGGTTAATTCTTTAATAACGAGCTGCAAGTTCTGCATATCCTCCACCAACTTGTGAATAGTTTCTAACTCGTTAgtggttccatttttttcacttgaaatttttttcattttcgaatgaatacttttcctttcgtCCGTGTGCACATCTCCATGATCATCATGTGGTgttatttccccttctccagtttttttcttttttagaACGCAGCCATATTGTGATGAAAGTTGTGCCTGCTGCAATGGGTTGGGTAGTCCACTCGGTGCGAAGTCACTGAGAAGGTTGATGCCCCTTGTGTGTATGACTTCTGTTGTAACTCCTCTCCAGTTGCAATCTGACGCTTGGGAGAAAATCCCAGCGCCTGTATCCAGGAGGTTTTCCATTTCACTCCCTTTTGGACCTCTTCCATTTATAGAgcgaaagagaaaattttcttcttcttgcaTGGAGTACGAGTGAGTATATGCAACATTGGTGGGAACTCCGGTAGGAAACTCCATTCTTGCCAAGTGTGTCCTCATTTGGTCATTTCCAttcacccattttttttgtgccatgTGAGTGTagtttctccccccccagGAGGAGGGGGGCCCCGTTGTATACatctctccccttttttgcgaAACGGTACAAGCATCGTGTGGAGTCAGCGACGGAGTGGCGTAACTTCCCACACGGTGATAGTCGTCCCATTCGTATGCAGACTGCGGACTGATGGGGGGTAAAGGTCGAAGTGACATCATGGACGGTTCGATAAGTTCATCCCCTTGAACAGGGTATTCCATTCGATTGTGTTCAAGTGTCCAGTTCATCTTGCTTAACGCCCCGCATGTTGggtgaaaattattttcggTTCGTAATTCCCCATTTGATGGTATCCCAACTTTACAGTTGTTTTTCTCCATAACGACTTGCATGTTGTAATTAATGCGATGACTGCTTTGAtcgttttgttcttctgcAGGATGCCATTCCGCTTGCCTCGCAGTATATTTGCCTCCCTTACGGTTGGAACGTTCCTTCAGTTTGTTAACCGTTTCATATCGCCTCCTTGACGTCAGCACGTGCGTACGTCTTGTTGGGTGCCCTCCCTCATTTACCCCTTCCTCATCGCTTTGTTGCAAAAAAgacttgttcatatgttGTATCATTTCTCCGTTTTTTATTGCTTTCTCTATATTTCGAATAACTGATTGTACTTCCAATGCTGAATCAtgaacttcttttttctttttccctctgtttattttttttggcaaatgATACGTCTGCGTGATTTCCTTAGCGCAATGAGGATTTCCACTCTGAGTGCCTTCATCCTCCCTGTTTCTCTGTACCACTTGGGCCCCCTTCCGTGGTTCCCCTTGTATACTGGCACCGTACGCATTGGGCCCACTGGGTCCATGGCGCCATCGCGGGCGATTCATCTGTCTCAACTTCTGGAGCGAACTATTTATTGACCTTTCTAACGCAGCAATAGAGTTATCGCAGGAACAAATGTGTTGATCATATTTCTGACCTTTGCTAATCAACTTGTTTACCTTATCTAAGTTGGTTGTGCTGTTCTCCGATATGTGAACCGCCccattcatttcttcattcgAGATGCTACTCCTTTCCATGCTCCCACTGCCGCCTCCATCACTATCATTTTTGCTAGCCTCGTTCGTTTCCCCGCTGGAGGTCCTCCCACGTGGTGGCAGGGGAGAACTGCGAGTGGGGAGGGACTCAGCCCCACTGTTTACCGACACTGTGCTGATGTCGTGTACCCCACCCCTCATGATGCCAGAACGTACCTTCAAGTGAGGAGTTCCACAGTtgcgaatattttttaaaatgatatGGGAGAATTTATACAACTAAAAAGAGGTAGACACAAATTCACTGAAATCAATTTCAGCCTTCCCTATCAcgagttttttatttccacaaATTTGgtaagaaattaaaaaataaagaaaaaaaaattttttttttttttcaaattcttatttgttttttttttttttttttttttttttttgtgacaagTAGTAGCTAACTTCTtgagttttttctttgtgtaaAATGgctgacttgttcaggttttttttttttttttggcaacttTAGAATATCGTGATTGTGTCCACGTTGTAATGCACTTTTTAGAgctcattttattttgcccACATAGGAGAACCTATCCCGGCGCAT of the Plasmodium knowlesi strain H genome assembly, chromosome: 5 genome contains:
- a CDS encoding 60S ribosomal protein L15, putative, whose protein sequence is MGAYKYIQEIWKKKQSDAMHFLLRVRTWEYRQLPVVHRVSKPSRPDKARRLGYKALQGFVIYRVRVRRGDRKKRVRKGVVHGKPKHQGVHKQKSTRNLKSVAEGKVGKSICGNLRVLNSYWVGQDAVYKYYEVILVDPMHNAVRNNPKINWICNPVHKHRELRGLTSAGKKYRGLRVKGHLSAKSRPSIRANWKRRQLIKLRKCR
- a CDS encoding RNA-binding protein, putative — its product is MDSPKDEAPEKVEAETTNKEQKGGAKNEKKSGNAKKNRRKNSMRKSKKKGSLSSKNGQKNYRKMQKSNPASSPNSLPICPPPPPPPPPPPPITRDGEDSYKFRNGSNMGLLNLCPIPGGSAGGMPNPMSSSIPPPNHPMMNPPPSYHHNMNMGPPTTGPLPPMNARNVPHNPNIKTANVNLSCSTNCNMQMNSSNFQSNMYYSNNSKKNYKVNNVMENETYVSTPTLRPAPHHQNNSPMSMNVEKRNMLMSNSYMHQSAISKLPTNEYGDDKQMYGTYPNSIEDSSIPKYYQPRAFGSDPNINMWGGTMGASIPNAPYDSSLANMKYPMYDQSSDKMKFNKYKDKMGRMSNQPFDSRPHNIIVTNIPKNLSSGEILETFRFMGNILRADIMLTSKGEHSGCACLTFPDFESAAFAASRYDGGMLNNQKIKMFVE